Proteins encoded together in one Triticum dicoccoides isolate Atlit2015 ecotype Zavitan chromosome 7B, WEW_v2.0, whole genome shotgun sequence window:
- the LOC119335902 gene encoding BTB/POZ and MATH domain-containing protein 2-like gives MSSFAGVSVLADGGLCPATESFVDTGTDCGYHLLVVQDYRRTKQEAPTGDSITSRPFTVGGHDWYLHYYPNGENLSCADYVSLSVSRLYDDEGADEVVDTKFGFSFVDQVEKQNPVYIRGTETCSFPLPGSSWSCDKFVRRHALERSANLRGDCFTIRCDIMVVQDTKGGDGEALLPDIHRHFGDLFQTNLGADVTFEVCGEMIAAHRCVLAARSKVFRAQLFGPMKEGSATTTSSVIQIKDMEANIFRALLSFVYTDSFPAMHEDSMEEDETSHLVEHGQGEEALEDKMSEAAEQGQGEEAIEDKMSEVAEQGQGEEAVEDETRVQWLQDLFVAADRYDLQRLKFICEKQLSELIGVSSVASTLALAERHHCRGLEEACIKFIQVQSPSCLQTIMATDGWEHIITTYPSVLNELIAEVIALNQQTLSLFTKI, from the coding sequence ATGTCGTCGTTCGCCGGCGTATCCGTCCTCGCCGACGGCGGGCTGTGCCCCGCGACCGAGTCGTTCGTCGACACCGGCACGGACTGCGGGTACCACCTGCTGGTGGTCCAGGACTACCGGCGCACCAAGCAGGAGGCACCCACCGGCGACAGCATCACCTCCCGCCCATTCACCGTCGGAGGCCACGACTGGTACCTCCACTACTACCCCAACGGCGAGAACCTGAGCTGCGCCGACTACGTCTCCCTCAGCGTTTCCCGCCTGTACGACGACGAGGGGGCCGACGAGGTCGTGGACACCAAGTTCGGGTTCAGTTTCGTCGACCAGGTCGAGAAGCAGAATCCAGTGTACATCCGTGGAACCGAAACGTGCAGCTTCCCCTTACCCGGTTCTTCGTGGAGCTGCGACAAGTTCGTCAGGAGACACGCCCTCGAACGATCGGCAAATCTAAGGGGCGACTGCTTCACCATCCGGTGCGACATCATGGTTGTCCAGGACACCAAGGGCGGCGATGGCGAGGCGCTCCTGCCTGACATACACCGGCATTTCGGCGATCTCTTTCAAACCAATTTGGGTGCTGATGTGACATTCGAGGTCTGTGGTGAGATGATTGCTGCACACAGATGCGTGCTTGCTGCCCGGTCTAAAGTCTTCAGGGCACAGCTCTTTGGCCCCATGAAGGAGGGCAGTGCTACTACTACATCCAGTGTCATACAGATCAAAGacatggaagcaaacatattcaGAGCCTTGCTTAGCTTTGTCTACACAGACTCATTCCCCGCGATGCATGAGGACAGCATGGAGGAGGATGAAACGTCACACCTTGTGGAACATGGACAAGGAGAGGAAGCTCTAGAAGACAAAATGTCAGAAGCTGCGGAACAAGGACAAGGAGAGGAAGCAATAGAGGACAAAATGTCAGAAGTTGCGGAACAAGGACAAGGAGAGGAAGCAGTAGAGGATGAAACACGCGTGCAATGGCTGCAGGACTTGTTTGTAGCGGCAGACAGATATGATCTCCAACGGCTCAAGTTCATCTGCGAAAAACAGCTATCTGAGCTCATAGGTGTCAGCTCAGTGGCGTCCACCCTTGCTCTAGCTGAGCGGCACCACTGCCGCGGATTGGAAGAGGCGTGCATTAAGTTTATCCAAGTCCAGTCTCCCTCATGTTTGCAAACAATAATGGCGACCGATGGCTGGGAGCATATAATCACGACCTATCCCTCTGTTTTGAATGAGCTCATTGCCGAGGTTATTGCTTTGAACCAGCAGACTTTATCACTCTTTACTAAGATCTGA
- the LOC119340447 gene encoding mechanosensitive ion channel protein 2, chloroplastic-like isoform X1, producing the protein MAVGMTSHLFHGGTTTSRFSQINKFRGQDLLVQNVLDRSYRPMLYVPCRYRASGAKSFALPVSWKEIPLVKSTSSALARSCDSLLANPVTALVAPAVGIIVFALWGFLPLVKDIRNRIDHGGNWKQSPTYLISRSYLQPLLLWTGATLICRGLDPVVLRSSASQAVKTRLVTFVRSLSTVLAVAYVLTSLIQQVHRFLVDVRNPNDTKKMGLDFTVKAIYTGIWIAAVSLFMELLGVNTKKWITAGGFGTVLLTLAGREILTNFISSVMINASRPFIVNEWITANIDGVEITGVVERVGMWSPTVLRGDDKEAIYIPNHKFTVSIVRNNTRRSHWRIKSYLAISHMDAGKISIIVADMRKVLAKNQNIEQQRLHRRVFFEKIDETTQALMIYVSCFVKTSHLEEYLNVQEEVLLDFLRIVGHHRARLATQTRTVQKSYGNADIDNIPFGEEMYTRVRGRPLLIDTSAKVSEGKSKSRSTSREDQRVKTSASAEARAGSPDSASVSNSDKKEQKKIVSEDGPMKNSKNDHGMSRQASLAGKGEPRGSEATERQGDGSVSLPNPKKESRPGLEDNIVLGVALDGSKRTLPIEQGTDPHASESEQGTVEVGSLPKDKKGQSHMP; encoded by the exons ATGGCAGTTGGGATGACATCCCACCTCTTCCACGGAGGGACTACTACCAGCAGATTTAGCCAAATCAACAAATTTAGA GGGCAGGATTTATTGGTTCAGAACGTGTTGGATAGGAGCTACAGGCCCATGCTTTATGTGCCTTGTAGATATAGGGCCTCGGGCGCTAAATCTTTTGCTTTGCCAGTGTCTTGGAAGGAAATTCCGCTGGTCAAGAGCACGTCGTCAGCATTGGCTAG GTCGTGTGACAGTTTACTTGCAAATCCTGTCACTGCCCTTGTGGCACCTGCAGTTGGAATAATTGTCTTTGCCCTATGGGGCTTTTTGCCTCTAGTGAAGGACATTAGAAACCGTATTGAT CATGGAGGAAACTGGAAACAGAGCCCCACATACCTAATTTCTAGGTCCTACCTTCAACCTTTGCTTCTTTGGACAGGAGCAACGCTAATCTGCAG GGGTTTGGATCCAGTTGTGCTACGTTCATCGGCAAGCCAAGCTGTTAAAACGCGTCTTGTAACTTTTGTGAGATCTTTATCTACCGTCCTGGCTGTTGCATATGTTCTTACAAG CTTGATTCAGCAGGTACATAGATTCCTAGTGGACGTACGTAACCCCAATGACACAAAAAAA ATGGGTTTGGATTTTACCGTGAAAGCTATCTATACTGGCATTTGGATTGCTGCTGTTTCTCTCTTTATGGAGTTGCTGGGTGTCAATACCAAGAAGTGGATAACTGCTGGAGGTTTTGGGACAGTATTGCTTACTCTTGCTGGTCGTGAG ATTTTGACTAACTTCATCTCGAGTGTTATGATCAACGCCTCACGCCCATTTATTGTGAATGAATGGATCACTGCAAACATAGATGGTGTTGAGATCACTGGTGTTGTTGAG CGTGTTGGTATGTGGTCTCCAACAGTTCTTAGAGGTGACGACAAAGAAGCTATATACATTCCTAACCATAAGTTCACAGTGTCCATAGTGAGAAATAACACTCGAAGGAGCCACTGGCGTATTAAGAGCTATCTTGCGATAAGCCACATGGATGCTGGAAAAATCAGT ATAATTGTTGCGGACATGAGGAAAGTCTTGGCTAAAAATCAGAATATAGAACAACAGAGGCTACATAGAAGAGTATTTTTTGAGAAAATTGACGAAACGACCCAAGCTCTCATG ATTTATGTATCCTGCTTTGTGAAGACTTCACATCTTGAGGAGTATCTGAATGTCCAG gaggaagttttgttggattttctTAGAATAGTTGGCCATCACAGGGCAAGGCTTGCCACCCAAACTCGAACGGTCCAGAAATCATATGGCAACGCAGACATAGATAACATTCCTTTTGGAGAGGAGATGTACACTCGTGTACGTGGCCGTCCACTTCTGATTGACACCTCTGCAAAGGTCAGTGAAGGCAAGTCTAAATCTAGATCAACCTCACGTGAAGATCAGAGAGTCAAGACAAGCGCATCGGCTGAGGCCAGGGCAGGTTCACCAGATAGTGCTAGTGTAAGCAACTCTGACAAGAAGGAACAGAAAAAGATAGTGTCAGAAGATGGTCCGATGAAGAATAGCAAGAATGATCATGGGATGTCAAGACAAGCATCTCTGGCTGGTAAAGGGGAGCCTCGAGGATCCGAGGCCACGGAGCGACAAGGAGATGGGTCAGTTTCTCTTCCTAATCCTAAGAAAGAATCTAGACCTGGCCTGGAAGATAACATTGTTCTGGGTGTAGCACTTGATGGCTCCAAGAGGACACTCCCCATCGAACAAGGAACAGATCCTCATGCATCCGAAAGCGAGCAAGGCACAGTTGAGGTTGGTTCATTGCCGAAGGATAAGAAAGGTCAAAGCCATATGCCATGA
- the LOC119340447 gene encoding mechanosensitive ion channel protein 2, chloroplastic-like isoform X2 — protein sequence MAVGMTSHLFHGGTTTSRFSQINKFRGQDLLVQNVLDRSYRPMLYVPCRYRASGAKSFALPVSWKEIPLVKSTSSALARSCDSLLANPVTALVAPAVGIIVFALWGFLPLVKDIRNRIDHGGNWKQSPTYLISRSYLQPLLLWTGATLICRGLDPVVLRSSASQAVKTRLVTFVRSLSTVLAVAYVLTSLIQQVHRFLVDVRNPNDTKKMGLDFTVKAIYTGIWIAAVSLFMELLGVNTKKWITAGGFGTVLLTLAGREILTNFISSVMINASRPFIVNEWITANIDGVEITGVVERVGMWSPTVLRGDDKEAIYIPNHKFTVSIVRNNTRRSHWRIKSYLAISHMDAGKISIIVADMRKVLAKNQNIEQQRLHRRVFFEKIDETTQALMIYVSCFVKTSHLEEYLNVQEEVLLDFLRIVGHHRARLATQTRTVQKSYGNADIDNIPFGEEMYTRVRGRPLLIDTSAKVSEGKSKSRSTSREDQRVKTSASAEARAGSPDSASVSNSDKKEQKKIVSEDGPMKNSKNDHGMSRQASLAGKGEPRGSEATERQGDGT from the exons ATGGCAGTTGGGATGACATCCCACCTCTTCCACGGAGGGACTACTACCAGCAGATTTAGCCAAATCAACAAATTTAGA GGGCAGGATTTATTGGTTCAGAACGTGTTGGATAGGAGCTACAGGCCCATGCTTTATGTGCCTTGTAGATATAGGGCCTCGGGCGCTAAATCTTTTGCTTTGCCAGTGTCTTGGAAGGAAATTCCGCTGGTCAAGAGCACGTCGTCAGCATTGGCTAG GTCGTGTGACAGTTTACTTGCAAATCCTGTCACTGCCCTTGTGGCACCTGCAGTTGGAATAATTGTCTTTGCCCTATGGGGCTTTTTGCCTCTAGTGAAGGACATTAGAAACCGTATTGAT CATGGAGGAAACTGGAAACAGAGCCCCACATACCTAATTTCTAGGTCCTACCTTCAACCTTTGCTTCTTTGGACAGGAGCAACGCTAATCTGCAG GGGTTTGGATCCAGTTGTGCTACGTTCATCGGCAAGCCAAGCTGTTAAAACGCGTCTTGTAACTTTTGTGAGATCTTTATCTACCGTCCTGGCTGTTGCATATGTTCTTACAAG CTTGATTCAGCAGGTACATAGATTCCTAGTGGACGTACGTAACCCCAATGACACAAAAAAA ATGGGTTTGGATTTTACCGTGAAAGCTATCTATACTGGCATTTGGATTGCTGCTGTTTCTCTCTTTATGGAGTTGCTGGGTGTCAATACCAAGAAGTGGATAACTGCTGGAGGTTTTGGGACAGTATTGCTTACTCTTGCTGGTCGTGAG ATTTTGACTAACTTCATCTCGAGTGTTATGATCAACGCCTCACGCCCATTTATTGTGAATGAATGGATCACTGCAAACATAGATGGTGTTGAGATCACTGGTGTTGTTGAG CGTGTTGGTATGTGGTCTCCAACAGTTCTTAGAGGTGACGACAAAGAAGCTATATACATTCCTAACCATAAGTTCACAGTGTCCATAGTGAGAAATAACACTCGAAGGAGCCACTGGCGTATTAAGAGCTATCTTGCGATAAGCCACATGGATGCTGGAAAAATCAGT ATAATTGTTGCGGACATGAGGAAAGTCTTGGCTAAAAATCAGAATATAGAACAACAGAGGCTACATAGAAGAGTATTTTTTGAGAAAATTGACGAAACGACCCAAGCTCTCATG ATTTATGTATCCTGCTTTGTGAAGACTTCACATCTTGAGGAGTATCTGAATGTCCAG gaggaagttttgttggattttctTAGAATAGTTGGCCATCACAGGGCAAGGCTTGCCACCCAAACTCGAACGGTCCAGAAATCATATGGCAACGCAGACATAGATAACATTCCTTTTGGAGAGGAGATGTACACTCGTGTACGTGGCCGTCCACTTCTGATTGACACCTCTGCAAAGGTCAGTGAAGGCAAGTCTAAATCTAGATCAACCTCACGTGAAGATCAGAGAGTCAAGACAAGCGCATCGGCTGAGGCCAGGGCAGGTTCACCAGATAGTGCTAGTGTAAGCAACTCTGACAAGAAGGAACAGAAAAAGATAGTGTCAGAAGATGGTCCGATGAAGAATAGCAAGAATGATCATGGGATGTCAAGACAAGCATCTCTGGCTGGTAAAGGGGAGCCTCGAGGATCCGAGGCCACGGAGCGACAAGGAGATGG CACTTGA